Below is a window of Cellulosimicrobium protaetiae DNA.
GCAGAGGAGCCGGCATTCCGTCGGTGATGCGCGGCGGGCTCTGGATGCCGCGTCCAGCGACGGCTGCCGCGTTTCGCAGCGTGGAGAGCGCCGGCCGGACTCCGAGCTCCTCCTCGAGGCGGTCGGCCACCTCGGCATAGCCGTACGTCGCTGGACGCCTCCTGCTCACGCCCCGAGTCTACGAACACCCCTCGTTTGAGGTTGACGCTTCGCGGCAAGTGCGTCATCGTGGATGACACCACCGCCCGCACCAACGGGCACCGCACCCGGACTGACCATCCGGGACCTGAGAGGACCACCCTCATGACGACCTCGACGCTTACCCGTCCCGCGAAGTACGCTGACCGCACTGCGAGCATGCAGTCTGACCCGGAGGCTCACCACGATCGTGGTGCGGCCTCCGAGTCCTTTTCCCGCCGGTTCCCGATCGAGGACGCGCGCTGCGCGACCAGGCCGACCGAGGGCGACTGGGTGCCCACCTCCGAGCAGGACGTCGTCCCCGCCGAGATGACCGCCCTGTGCCGACGGTGCGACGGCCGTGAGAACTGCCTGCTGTGGGCTCTGGCCGGCGACGAGGTCGGTTACTGGGCGGCGACGACCACCGCCGACCGCGCCCGCATGATCGAGGCCGGGGACATCAGCCTGGACGCCGCCGACGAGATCCAGTCGGCTGCGCGCGCCCAGCTCGCCGAGGCGGACGCGGCGGCAGCGGCCAAGGACGAGCAGCGTCTGCACCCGGTGGGCGAGGGCGACTACAAGGCGTACCGCCGGGGCTGCCGCTGCGGCGAGTGCCGGGAGGCGAACTCGGCCAAGCGCGCCGCGGAGCGGTCCGCCAAGCGAGCCGCGGCGCTCGCTGCCTGACCGCAGAGTTGGGCGAGCTGCACGGCGCGTCGCGCCGCCTGCCCCGGCCGCCGGCGGGGGGACGCCTACGATCGAGCACACCTACACACCAGCACAGACGAACTGACCATCGTCCTGGACCCTTGGAAGCGAGCAACCCCGATGCCGATCGACCGCCCCTGGACACGGGTGCGCAACCCCGTCCCGATCCCGGCGCGCTTCAGCGCCGCGGACCTCAAGGCGATGCCCGATCTCCAGTTCGCCGAGCTCCTGCGCTCTCACCTGGTCCCGCGCGACCTGAGCCGCGACGGCAGGGCCGCGTGGGACAGGCTCTGGAACACCCTGCGCCTCGACGCCGACCTCTCTGACCGCGCCTACGACACGCTCGAGGAGTTCCTCGACGCGACCGAGGGCGCGCTCGATCGCGGCGAGCTCGTCGACGAGCAGCTCAAGCGCGCCACCAAGTTCGCCGAGCAGTGCCGGCAGAGCTGGAAACGGATCGACCGCGACCCGCCGGCGGGCCCGCTGGCGTGGGCCGGCAAGGCGGGCGACTTCCAGCCCTCCGCGCGACGTGTGATCGCCACGCTGGTCAGCGCGATCGCGAGCCACCGCAGCACCATCACCGCCGACCCGGCCCGCGCTCCGGAGGCCGACACCCGGCTCTGGGAAGTCCTGCGCAAGGTCAACCTCGACCCCAGCGACTACCCGAGCGCCGACGACTCATGAGCCAGCCGCAGGGGGACAGCGAGCTGGCCGACACCGACACCGACACCGACACCGCAGTACAAGCCCGGCTTCGCCGCGACGTGGAAACTCTCGCCGCAGGTCCGCGACACCGTGCCATCGCGGGCTCGCTGGCCAGTGCCCGTCAGCACTGCTCGAACGAGCTCGCCGCCGCCGGGTGGTCCGCGAGCGAGCAGACCTTCACCACCTCTCCGGCTCTGCGGATGTCCGACGCCGGACGTCCCGGGGCCCCCATCGCGCTGCGCTGGGTGCCCGCACTCCACGGCGTCAACGTCATCGCCACGAGAGGCGGACCTCCCCAGGCCGGGGACACCTACCTGCTCGCGCACCTCGATACCGTCCGCAAGAGCCCCGGCGCTGACGACAACGCCTCCGGTGTCGCCGTCGCCCTCGAGGTCGCCCGACAGCTGCGCGGGCACGCACATCGAGTCGTGATCGTCCTGACCGACCTCGAAGAGCTCGGCCTGCTCGGTGCGCGCCACCTCCTGCGCTCCCTGCCCCGACCCGACCTCGTGGTGTGCCTGGACGCGGTCGGCTACTACGACGACACCGACCGCTCGCAGGCGCTGCCGGCCGGGCTCGGCCTGGTGCTGCCCGACGTCGCCCGTGCCGTTCGCGACCGCGCTCGGCGCGGCGACTTCCTCCTCGTCACCCACCGCGACAGCTCGACGACGTTCGCACACCGCTTCCAGGCCGCCGCCGACCAGGAAGGCCTGGACACGGTGCCGCTGCGAGACCCACGCTGGGCAGGCCGCGGCCAGCGCTACAGCCGGTGGCTCAACCCCGTGCTCATGGACCTCGACCGCAGCGACCACTCCCCGTTCTGGAGGGCGCAGGTGCCCGCCGTGTTCCTGTCCGGGACCGCGATGCTGCGCAACCGCAGCTACCACCGAGCCACCGACACGAGCCAGACGCTCGACTACTCCCGGATGGCGGCGCTCGCGGCCGGGTTGACCACCTCGCTGCAGGCTGGCTGACGCACGCTTCCTGCTCGGACCCCGGTGTCACAAGGTGCCGGGGTCCTCCACCTTCCATGGTTGACCGTCGCAAGACCACTGACCGTGCGAGGCCCTCATGGACGTGCTCACCGCAGCCTGGACCGCCAGCGGCTGGCCCGTCGTCGACGAGGCCTCGCTCGGCGCCGGCGACTGTGCACGCTGCGCCACGTCGACGCACCTGGTTCCCGTGCGGCGCGCGGTGTCGAAGTCGTTCACCGCGTACGACTCTTGGTCGCACCCCAGCGGGTCGGGCCTGTGCCACGCCTGCACGTGGGCGTACACGACGACCAGCCTGCGGGCTGGAACACACCTGATCGGACGAGCCCCCGCGACGATCCGCCCGGCGACCAGGTCTGTGGCCGCGGAGGTCCTGCTGGCCGGCGCGCTGAGCCCTGAGGCGGCCCTCGCCGTCCCTCTCCGGCCCGGTCGCAAGCACGTCCTGCCGGCCGCGGCCTGGGGACGGGTCGCCGTCGACGACGTCGCCGTCCCGTGGTCGTCCTCGGACGCCTCGCGCCTGCGGCACGTGGTCGAGCTGCGCGGCCTCGGTTTCGGCTCCCGGATGATCGCCGAGCCCGCCCCGCCCTACGCGGTTCTGAACGGCCTCGACCGGTCCTTGTGGCCCGTGGTCCTGCATGCCTGGCGGCAGCTCTCACCCTGGCGCAGCCCCGACAACCCCTGGCTCCACCTCGCTCTGCACCTCACCACTCCGGACCCGGCCAAGGAGGCCCGATGACCCCGTTCCGCACCGTCACCGCCACAGACAGCCCGCTGTCCCACCTGGTCGCGATCAGTCCCGCGCTGCTGGGGACCGGGCCTGACGACATGCCGGCGGCGACGCTGTGCGGGCGTGCGACGACAGGGCCCGCGGAGGCGGAGGTGGCCGACGTCCAGTGCCCGCGGTGCCTCTTGCGGGCGCCGTCCTTCATGGGTCTGCCGACCTACGAGGCGACGGTGAAGCTGTGAGCACGCCGACGACGCGCTGGCTCGCGCACACGGCCGACTTCATGCCGCCCCTGGAGGGCCCGGCCGGGACCGCAGAGCGCCTGCTGCTGCTCATCCACTACGGCATCG
It encodes the following:
- a CDS encoding M28 family peptidase; the encoded protein is MSQPQGDSELADTDTDTDTAVQARLRRDVETLAAGPRHRAIAGSLASARQHCSNELAAAGWSASEQTFTTSPALRMSDAGRPGAPIALRWVPALHGVNVIATRGGPPQAGDTYLLAHLDTVRKSPGADDNASGVAVALEVARQLRGHAHRVVIVLTDLEELGLLGARHLLRSLPRPDLVVCLDAVGYYDDTDRSQALPAGLGLVLPDVARAVRDRARRGDFLLVTHRDSSTTFAHRFQAAADQEGLDTVPLRDPRWAGRGQRYSRWLNPVLMDLDRSDHSPFWRAQVPAVFLSGTAMLRNRSYHRATDTSQTLDYSRMAALAAGLTTSLQAG
- a CDS encoding WhiB family transcriptional regulator encodes the protein MPTSEQDVVPAEMTALCRRCDGRENCLLWALAGDEVGYWAATTTADRARMIEAGDISLDAADEIQSAARAQLAEADAAAAAKDEQRLHPVGEGDYKAYRRGCRCGECREANSAKRAAERSAKRAAALAA